Proteins encoded by one window of Macadamia integrifolia cultivar HAES 741 unplaced genomic scaffold, SCU_Mint_v3 scaffold1072, whole genome shotgun sequence:
- the LOC122062552 gene encoding MADS-box protein SOC1-like isoform X1 has translation MQKTIDRYQRLARDVHIDSEDVEQNMQHLKCEAANMAKKIELLQISKRQFAGEDLGSCSVDELHQIESQLERSLSNIRGRKTQLSKEQIEKLKEKERVLKRENRILREKARQQPTPDGEIVPNNQIIPHADVETELSIGILERGTTRPPPQH, from the exons ATGCAGAAGACAATAGACCGCTACCAAAGACTAGCAAGAGATGTACACATCGACAGTGAAGATGTAGAACAAAACATGCAG CATTTGAAGTGTGAAGCTGCAAACATGGCAAAGAAGATTGAGcttcttcaaatttcaaaacg GCAGTTTGCAGGAGAAGATCTGGGATCATGCTCTGTAGATGAACTGCACCAGATAGAAAGCCAGTTGGAGCGAAGCTTAAGCAACATTAGGGGAAGGAAG ACTCAATTATCTAAGGAACAGATAGAGAAACTGAAGGAAAAG GAGAGGGTACTAAAACGAGAGAACAGAATACTACGAGAGAAG GCAAGGCAACAGCCAACCCCAGATGGAGAGATTGTTCCAAACAATCAAATTATTCCTCACGCAGATGTGGAAACCGAACTGTCTATTGGAATACTTGAAAGAGGAACAACACGCCCCCCACCACAGCACTGA
- the LOC122062552 gene encoding MADS-box protein SOC1-like isoform X2: MQKTIDRYQRLARDVHIDSEDVEQNMQHLKCEAANMAKKIELLQISKRQFAGEDLGSCSVDELHQIESQLERSLSNIRGRKERVLKRENRILREKARQQPTPDGEIVPNNQIIPHADVETELSIGILERGTTRPPPQH, translated from the exons ATGCAGAAGACAATAGACCGCTACCAAAGACTAGCAAGAGATGTACACATCGACAGTGAAGATGTAGAACAAAACATGCAG CATTTGAAGTGTGAAGCTGCAAACATGGCAAAGAAGATTGAGcttcttcaaatttcaaaacg GCAGTTTGCAGGAGAAGATCTGGGATCATGCTCTGTAGATGAACTGCACCAGATAGAAAGCCAGTTGGAGCGAAGCTTAAGCAACATTAGGGGAAGGAAG GAGAGGGTACTAAAACGAGAGAACAGAATACTACGAGAGAAG GCAAGGCAACAGCCAACCCCAGATGGAGAGATTGTTCCAAACAATCAAATTATTCCTCACGCAGATGTGGAAACCGAACTGTCTATTGGAATACTTGAAAGAGGAACAACACGCCCCCCACCACAGCACTGA